In Methanococcus voltae, the sequence ACATTGCTGCACATCTGTTCATAAATTGATGTTGTTCGATTGTGGAAGCTGAATCGATATCTCTAACTCTGGTTTCATCGCCCATTCTTCTCATTAATATTTCATCACCGGTTGTTTCCACAACAATTATTAAATCAGGGTTTAATTCGTTTAAAACCCAGGCTGGTAATCCTGGTAAATAACCTTTTGGTGTTGATACGGTGCTGTGGGTGTCAACTGCGACAGGTGATTCTTTTGCCATTTCTGCAATTTTTCTGCCTGCCATTTTTTGAATTCTTTTCTGGGTTTCAGGGTCCATTTTTCTCATCTGGTCTCTATCAGATACTAAGTTCTCTTCTTTTGCAACTTCGAACATTATTGAACCAAAACTAACCATTTTGTAGTTTACGCCTTCTTTCCTTAAATTATCCATAGCCAACTGTGTTGATGTTGTACTGCCCACTCCTGGCACTCCTGTCACTACTACAACTTTATTTTTCATCTAATCACCGTCAAATTACTTGGTTAATATCCTCAATTTAGATATAACGCCATAATACTCGTGGAACTATATTCGATTATATATGAATATATGAGTATATACGAGTATATACGACATTTGATATATCATTAATTTATTCAACCCACTTATATATTTAAATCTCAATATATATAAGTTACCCTAAATTGCTGAAATTATATGAAATTATAGACTATTATCTAAACTTTTGAAAACAAAACTTTTGAAAAATATAAAAATACCAATTAAAAATTAAAAATTAAAAATATAATCTTAATTAGGAGATTATATAAAATAAAATTAAAAAAAATAAAATTTTGTGTTTAAATATATTATTTTGTATATACTACGATAAAGAAATATTAATTAAAATAATTACTAAATAATTAGTAATTAGTTTACTTTTTTAGCTTCGCCATTTACCCATTCTACGTAAATAGGTTCTTCAGGAACTTCTTCAAGTGTTTTGAAGTATTCAACAGCAGCTTGTGTACCAAATCTATCTGAACCTGCGAGTAATACAACGGTGTACTCTGATATTATACCCGTACCTTCTGATTTAACAGTTATCATTTGTATTACACCTTTATTTTCTCCAGGGTTTGAATTTGTGATTGATACAGCAAATTCATTCATATAAGCATTTGCTAAGGGGTTAGCTAATGGACCACCTACGATAATTGTATCATCGTTTATTGTGTATCCTTCTGTACATTTATTAACTGAGCTCTTTAATTCTGTTGCATAGTTTTTGTCTAAGTTTGCATAAACTATGTTTGCACTTGAAATTAAATTGCTTGTAGTTATTGATTCTGAAGCACTGCTACTGTGATGTCTGCTTGAGCTTGATGATGAGCTTGAGCCAGAATCTGATGTTGGCAATGTTTTTTCCATTTCGACTTCTACTTCAGGGTCTTGTAATAATGTTAATTCTAATTCTTTAGCACCATTATGGTCTAATATTTTATACCATCCGAATTCTGATTTTTCAGTGGTTATTGTATGTTCTGTAGCATTTGCTGTAATTGTTATTTTCTTTAAGCTAAATGCACTTAAAGGTATTCTGAATATTACATATCCTTTTTCAGTGTTATTTGTAGCAACGAATTTAATTTTTGCTGAAACAACGTTTGAACTTGTTGTCATTTCTGAAGTAATGTTTGATACATTAAATCCATTGTTTAAAACTTGTCCATTTGTCATTGCTTCTTTAATTTTATTCAATGATTCATTTGCTTGAGTAGTTGTTTTTACTTCCGTATTTAACTCTTCAGCTTTTTGAGTTGTAGTTTCAAGTTTTAACATTAATTCTTTTGAGATACTTGTTGAAACGTTTTCCATTACAGGAATATCTAATGTTTCATTTTCTAAAGCAATTGATGTAATACTATAACCGTCGTGTTCTTCAGTTGTGATATTACTAATGTTTAACTTATCCCAAACGTCTGCACTAATATTAATAGTTTTTAAAGCTTTTTTAATTGTATTATTTGTAATCAATTGGTTAACAAATATCTTACCATAACTAAAGCTATTTTCGTCAGATAAATCTACTTTTTTAACAACTACACTGCAAGGTGCTGATGTGTTAATTATTCTTAAGTTGAATTCTGCAAGTCCAAATTTACCATATTTATCTTCGGTAAAGTTGAAACCACCGAAATAGCCTGTTTCGTTATTAAAGTTTGACAATGTACCAGCTAATTCATAATCACAAACTACTAAGTTCTCAAGGTTTAATGTACCTTCATATCCAGCACATTTTCTGATTTCTTCTACATTACTTACGTTAAATGAGATATTGAAATTTTCTGCATCAATATCTGTTTTTGTAATGTTTACATATACAGGTTTTTCAACTATCTTTACAGATTTTGAAACCCTGTTGTTTGATTCATTTTCTTCAGCTATGATGTTGCTTTCATCTGCGATAATTGTTATTAAAGTGCTTGTTCTTGCTTCAACGTCCCAACTGAACTCTAATGTTTCAGTGGTATTTTTTGCTAATGAATCGATTGTTTTTTCAATAGGGTCATTAGCATCAACGTATAATTTTACCTTGAAAGGTGATGCAATATCCTGATGACCATCATTTCCGACGACAACTGATAAAGTTGCATTTTGTCCAAAGTTATATGTATCTGGGATAGAGGTACTTAGTACAATATCAGGACCTTCTACGGTTATTTTTGTACTATTTAATTCTACATTGTTAAATTCAGCAGCTACATCGGAAACTGATACGTTGGTTAATGTGAAACTTGACATACCAGGTTTTAAAGCTTTAAATTTAGCTTTTGCAACTGTAATATTGTCATTTATTCCTTCACTGATGTTTGTAATTATTGCATAATTAACTACACCATTTGCGTTGTCAATATCAATGTTTTTTAAACTAATATTGCCTTCTGAAATTTCAAATTGGAAATCTTCACAATTTACAATACTTTTATCGAAATGAAGAACACCTTCAAATCCACATACTTTCCTAAAACCATCCATTTTGTTTAAATCAATACTTACGTTGAAATATTGGCTTGTGTTAACTAATGAACTGTTTTCAGTTAAATTTAATGAAATTGGTTTTTCAACAACAATTATTGTTTTTGAAAGTTTCTCATTTGTAGTATATTCATCTTCAAAGTTTAATTCTGCAATTATTTTTGTACTTGCCTTTTCTGGAGTCCAATCAACAAGTATGTCTTGTTTTTCGCCTGCAGTTAATGGATTTATTTTAACAGTTTTTAATAATTCAGAATCTGCATAAATTGATATTGTATATGTTGTCTTATTTTCCAAAGTTGCTGTACCATTGTTTGAAACTGATACATTTACTTTTGCGGGTGTTGAGTAATAAGGTTTGTCAACACTTATTGAATCAATTGAAATATCTGGAACTTCAACATCGATTGTAGTGTCTTTAGTAGCAGTTTTTCCGTCGGTGTTTTTAACCACAACGGTTCCTGTTAAACTACCTACGCCTAAAACCATATCAAATAATTTTACTTCATATGCTTTTGTAGTATCATTGTACATCATCGTGTAATTTGTATCTTCTAACGAAAAGTTTACACATAATGTATCATTTGCATAATTAGGGTCAGTTATCTTCGCTGATACAGTTAAAGTATTTGTTCCTTCGTAGATTGATTCTGGAAGTACTGTTATTTCCTGAATAATAGGAGTGTTATCTAAAACTTCAACACTTGCATCCAAGATATGTTCATCAGTTGGCATTGTAGAAATACCGCCTTGATTGGTAATATCCAAATTTCTTAATCTTATTTCGTTTGATGAAACATTGAAAGTTTCAAATGTAAGATTAGCGATATTAACGTTGCTTTCAGTGATTCCGCCGCCCATCCACGCTAAACTAATTGAATTATCAGATACATCAACAGTTTTAAGACCTGCTGTATTAGCAATGCCGGATAATTGAATAGCGGTCAAATTTACATTACTTGAATCATATACAAAATTTGATTCAAATGCACTTATAGTTATGTTCGAATTGTTTACCCAAAGTTCTAATACGAACTGGTCTCCATTATTTACTTGCTGTGTTTGAGGAGCTAAGCTAACAACAATATTATCATTTGTAGCTGCTGAACAACTCCCTAAACTTACAGAAACCATAAAAATTGCCAATAATGACATTATTATGATTTTTAACTTGTTTTTAGAGTTTATTTTTGAATTTTTCAAATTAACACCATTCTAAATTCAATAATAGTTTTCTTTTGTTTTTGTTTTTTATTTTTAGTTTAATATTTATTTTAATATTTATTTTAATAGTTATTTTAATAGTTATTTTAATTCTAATTTTATACTATATAGTAGGAATAATAATTAAATTCAAATTATAATGCATAATAATCATCATTTAATTATTTTATTTTCATATCCCTTATTAATTAATTTAATAAAATTATGCTGTATAAGGCGTTGCTTCGTTAGTTTCTGGATTATATGCCAATAAATACTTAGTTGTACGCCCTTCAAAGTCTTCTGGGTAAAGTATAGTTCCCATATCCATTAAAATTTCATCAGTGTTTACAACACCCGTCTGATAGAAGTCTGCTGAATAACAGAATATTTTTCCATTGATTACAGGGTCTAACTGGTCATAACCTGCGTGTCTTTCTTTGAAAGCAGACAAATAAGTTATTGCAGAAGATACAACCCAAACATCTGCGTTTTTAGTAGTTTCAAGGAATTCTTCTTTACTTATTTTTGCAAATCCTGTTCCCGTGTAATCTGTGAACAAGTATGTTGCTTTACAGTTTTGACAGATACCTCTTGCATAGTATGATTGCGCACAAGGGATTGATGCGTATCCTTTACTTGTAATGTATCCCCATGAAACTTCCGGAGCATCATTACCTGAAGCACTTCTCTTAGCATTCAAAGCTTTCTTTTCTACTTTTGAGAAGTATTCATTTGCGTATGGTTCTTTATTATAGAATGCAGCTATTGCTTTTGCCCATTCACATCTACCTAAGAATGTCTGTTCTGTCCAGGAAGGGAGTGCAACACAAGTGATACCCTTGTCTTCACAATTACTGTATATTGTACTACCCCTATTACCGTCAAGGGAATTCATAACGAAATCAGGATTTAATTGAGTCAATTTCTCGTAATCCATACTATCAGGATGACCTAAATCAACTATTTTACTATCACTGCCTTCTACGCCCTCTTTATGCTCATTCATATAATCAAAGTACCACGTTTTTGTGGTGGTAGAAATGCCACTTATGGTATCCATAATATCATTATTTTCATCCATTGCGCATAGGTAAGCTACGTGTACTGAAGATGTTGGCACAATATTCTCAACGGGGGTGATGATTACATCGTCGTATTTACCAGTTGCCCAGTCAGGTATTGCTTGGCTTTCATTCTTCAATAAATATCTTACATCTGCTCCGTCGGTGAATATCTTATATTCATAACTTTCACCGTTGTATGGGTTTACTTCCATACCGTCAGCGTCATAATATACTAAATCCATACTTTCAGCATAGGAAATAGGTTCTGACATTTTGTCGTAATAATTGAACAAATAAACAACGTCTGAAACTGAGATTTTATTATCTGCGTTAACGTCTCCGTCTTCAATGTCCATATTTCTATTATTAAACAAATAAACAACGTCTGAAACTGAGATTTTACCATCACAATTGACGTCACCTAATCTATAGTCGTAATTTCCACTCGCAAAACTTGATGGAATTAAAAAAATTGTTAAGAGGATTAAAAAACCCATTTTAGTTTTAAAACTACTCAAGACTTAGCCTCCTTTAATAGCTATTTGGTAAGTATTACATATTATTGATAAATTATTACTACTATTTACTATAATTGTAGTTATGTTATAGTTATGTTTATAATTTTTAAACAAAACTTTAATTGACTCTCAAAATATATATAATTATTGATTAGTTTAATAATTTTAAAGATAACTTTATTAAAAATATAGCATATTCGTGCTATATGGTATGAAAAATAAAAAATAAGTAATAATAAAAGTATTACGTAATAAAAATAATAAAATAAAAGTTAAAAATTAAAAATAAAATTAAAAATAAAAGTTATAAAAAAAGTAAAAGTAATTAAAGCATATAATTTAAATAATTTAATCAATAGTCCTATTTTACGTATTTTAAAATATCAATGTCATTTTTTTCACAAATTTTAGATAGTTTATCATATAATTTTTTATCTAACTCATAACCATCTTTTTTACTTTCCCAAATTCTTTTTTCAGGTTCTCCAGCAACTAAAATTTCGTCAAAGCCTGTTAAAAGGTTGGAACTTTTTAATTCAGTTATTAATTCATCAGTTCTATTCTTAAAGATTTCAGAACCTCCGAAAAACTCAGGATTAATTGCTAAAAACAAATCGCCTTTTGTACATCTTGCTTTTGGGTCAGCTGTTCCCTTAACATTAGTTCCGACTTCAGCACCGCCCAAAGCGGACAATAATTCGATTGCTGTCGCAATACCGTATCCTTTAATTCCCCCAAATGGCAAAATGCAACCATTTAATGCTTCTTTTGGGTCATTTGTTGGATTTCCGTTTTTGTCGAGTGCAGAATTTTCAGGTAATTGCTTACTTAATCTGTCTGCTTCAAAGATTTTTCCCCTTGCAATTGATGCTGTTGCCATATCTAAAGAAAATTTTGTTTCATTACCCTCTATTGCAATAGCTACGGGATTTGTACCTAATATTTTATCTGTTCCGCCGTATGGAGCCATTGCAGGTTCAGTATTTGTAATGGCAATACCGATAAGTCCTTCTTTCATTGCCCTTTCGGAATAATGACCTGTGATACCAAAATGGTTAGCGTTATATGTGGAAACCATACCAATACCTACATTTTTAGCTTTTTCAATTGCTAAATCCATTGCATAAGCTCCAATCACATAACCTAAACCTAAATTTCCGTTGATTAATGCAGTTGCAGGACTTTGTTTTTCAATTTTTATATCTGCATTTGGTACAATTACCCCAGCTTCTAATCCGATTACGGTTTGGTGGAATCTACCGATTCCGTGAGAGGTAAAACCTTTTAAATCAGCTTCTGTAAAAATTTCAGCTGTTAATTGGGCATCTTTTTCATTTACCCCATATTTTAATAAAATTTGTTTTAATAGTCGAATTTGGTTTTCAGGAGTTATAAACATATTATTCACCGATTTTTAATGTATAATTAATAGATATATGATAAAATATGATAGAATTAGATATATGTGATTTTTTGTATATAATTATAATGATTTAAACAGAATAATCATAAAAAAATTAATAAAATAAGAAAATAAGAAAATAATAATTATAATAATTATAATAATATGGTATACAAATAACAAACCAATATAAAAAATATAAAAAATATAAAAACTAAAAATTAAAAATTAAAAATTAATTAATATTCTAATTCATTTAATGAATAAACGTCTAATTCTGCGTTATTATTTATTGATTCGATTGCTCTTAAAGATGCTAATGCACCTTGCAATGTTGTAAAGTATGGGATATTAAGTTCTACTGCAACCCTTCTTATTAAATATCCGTCTGTTTTTGCTTTATCTCCAGATGAAGTGTTTATCATTAAATCAACTCCACTTTTCTGAGCAAGCTCTATAATACTGCCTTTTTTACCTTCAGATATCTTTTTAATTTCCATTACATCCATACCGAATTGTCTTAATTCACGAGCTGTTCCTGCTGTAGCAACGATATCAAAGCCCAAATCAGCGAATTTTTTTGCAATGTCAACTATATTGTCTTTATCCCTATTTCTAACACTTATAAATACAGTTCCTGAAGTAGGTAATTCCATATTTGCAGATAACTGGGATTTGTAGAATGCTAAACCGAAATCTTTATCAATACCAATTGCTTCACCGGTTGATTTCATTTCCGGGCTTAAAACTGGGTCTACCCCAGGTAATTTTAAGAATGGGAATACGGCTTCTTTTACACTAACATATTTAGCTTTTGCTACGCCTTCACAATCCATATCTTTTAATTTTTTGCCCATTATAACATTTGTAGCTATTTTAGCCAAAGGAACGCCTACAGATTTACTTACATAAGGTATAGTTCTTGAAGCTCTTGGGTTTGCTTCAATAATGTAAACTTTTCCATCTTTTATGGCATATTGGATATTTAAAAGTCCCACCACACCCAACTCCAAAGCTAAATTAGTAGTATGCTCTTGTATCGTGTTTAAAGTTTCTTCAGAAAGCGTTTGTGGTGGAATTACGCAAG encodes:
- a CDS encoding adenylate kinase, yielding MKNKVVVVTGVPGVGSTTSTQLAMDNLRKEGVNYKMVSFGSIMFEVAKEENLVSDRDQMRKMDPETQKRIQKMAGRKIAEMAKESPVAVDTHSTVSTPKGYLPGLPAWVLNELNPDLIIVVETTGDEILMRRMGDETRVRDIDSASTIEQHQFMNRCAAMSYGVLTGATVKIVQNRNGLLDQAVEELTSVLR
- a CDS encoding CARDB domain-containing protein yields the protein MKNSKINSKNKLKIIIMSLLAIFMVSVSLGSCSAATNDNIVVSLAPQTQQVNNGDQFVLELWVNNSNITISAFESNFVYDSSNVNLTAIQLSGIANTAGLKTVDVSDNSISLAWMGGGITESNVNIANLTFETFNVSSNEIRLRNLDITNQGGISTMPTDEHILDASVEVLDNTPIIQEITVLPESIYEGTNTLTVSAKITDPNYANDTLCVNFSLEDTNYTMMYNDTTKAYEVKLFDMVLGVGSLTGTVVVKNTDGKTATKDTTIDVEVPDISIDSISVDKPYYSTPAKVNVSVSNNGTATLENKTTYTISIYADSELLKTVKINPLTAGEKQDILVDWTPEKASTKIIAELNFEDEYTTNEKLSKTIIVVEKPISLNLTENSSLVNTSQYFNVSIDLNKMDGFRKVCGFEGVLHFDKSIVNCEDFQFEISEGNISLKNIDIDNANGVVNYAIITNISEGINDNITVAKAKFKALKPGMSSFTLTNVSVSDVAAEFNNVELNSTKITVEGPDIVLSTSIPDTYNFGQNATLSVVVGNDGHQDIASPFKVKLYVDANDPIEKTIDSLAKNTTETLEFSWDVEARTSTLITIIADESNIIAEENESNNRVSKSVKIVEKPVYVNITKTDIDAENFNISFNVSNVEEIRKCAGYEGTLNLENLVVCDYELAGTLSNFNNETGYFGGFNFTEDKYGKFGLAEFNLRIINTSAPCSVVVKKVDLSDENSFSYGKIFVNQLITNNTIKKALKTINISADVWDKLNISNITTEEHDGYSITSIALENETLDIPVMENVSTSISKELMLKLETTTQKAEELNTEVKTTTQANESLNKIKEAMTNGQVLNNGFNVSNITSEMTTSSNVVSAKIKFVATNNTEKGYVIFRIPLSAFSLKKITITANATEHTITTEKSEFGWYKILDHNGAKELELTLLQDPEVEVEMEKTLPTSDSGSSSSSSSSRHHSSSASESITTSNLISSANIVYANLDKNYATELKSSVNKCTEGYTINDDTIIVGGPLANPLANAYMNEFAVSITNSNPGENKGVIQMITVKSEGTGIISEYTVVLLAGSDRFGTQAAVEYFKTLEEVPEEPIYVEWVNGEAKKVN
- a CDS encoding ABC transporter substrate-binding protein; translation: MSSFKTKMGFLILLTIFLIPSSFASGNYDYRLGDVNCDGKISVSDVVYLFNNRNMDIEDGDVNADNKISVSDVVYLFNYYDKMSEPISYAESMDLVYYDADGMEVNPYNGESYEYKIFTDGADVRYLLKNESQAIPDWATGKYDDVIITPVENIVPTSSVHVAYLCAMDENNDIMDTISGISTTTKTWYFDYMNEHKEGVEGSDSKIVDLGHPDSMDYEKLTQLNPDFVMNSLDGNRGSTIYSNCEDKGITCVALPSWTEQTFLGRCEWAKAIAAFYNKEPYANEYFSKVEKKALNAKRSASGNDAPEVSWGYITSKGYASIPCAQSYYARGICQNCKATYLFTDYTGTGFAKISKEEFLETTKNADVWVVSSAITYLSAFKERHAGYDQLDPVINGKIFCYSADFYQTGVVNTDEILMDMGTILYPEDFEGRTTKYLLAYNPETNEATPYTA
- the comC gene encoding L-sulfolactate dehydrogenase — translated: MFITPENQIRLLKQILLKYGVNEKDAQLTAEIFTEADLKGFTSHGIGRFHQTVIGLEAGVIVPNADIKIEKQSPATALINGNLGLGYVIGAYAMDLAIEKAKNVGIGMVSTYNANHFGITGHYSERAMKEGLIGIAITNTEPAMAPYGGTDKILGTNPVAIAIEGNETKFSLDMATASIARGKIFEADRLSKQLPENSALDKNGNPTNDPKEALNGCILPFGGIKGYGIATAIELLSALGGAEVGTNVKGTADPKARCTKGDLFLAINPEFFGGSEIFKNRTDELITELKSSNLLTGFDEILVAGEPEKRIWESKKDGYELDKKLYDKLSKICEKNDIDILKYVK